A portion of the Lysinibacillus timonensis genome contains these proteins:
- a CDS encoding Zn-dependent hydrolase, producing MKKITENSIEYKRVEKNLTLENFTIDPIIAKKAIEVVNSGQPITPKLIRDVLNNGKI from the coding sequence ATGAAAAAAATCACTGAAAATTCTATTGAATATAAACGAGTAGAGAAAAATTTGACTTTGGAAAATTTCACTATAGACCCTATAATTGCCAAAAAGGCTATAGAAGTGGTTAATTCAGGTCAACCAATTACTCCAAAATTAATAAGAGACGTGTTGAATAATGGGAAAATCTAA
- the istB gene encoding IS21-like element helper ATPase IstB, whose protein sequence is MDKRQEMIEMCKELRLPSIRAFIQEDDMWKQHQTAEEFLYHALVQEMQDREVRAKANRIRSANFPEKKLLTELETERLPQNAASRLPQLKKLDFIQEKQNVLLIGSPGTGKTHIAIGLGIEACLAGYKVYFTTVSSLVNQLKESRSERTLRSFELKFEKYDLVIIDELGYISFDKEGAELLFTHLSLRAGRASTIVTSNLSFDRWEEVFHDPVLTAALTDRLTHRAYMVDMVGPSYRILDTKEWLENSTV, encoded by the coding sequence ATGGATAAGAGACAAGAAATGATTGAAATGTGTAAAGAACTTCGATTACCAAGTATTCGGGCATTTATTCAAGAAGATGATATGTGGAAACAACATCAGACAGCAGAGGAATTTTTATATCACGCACTCGTGCAAGAAATGCAAGATCGAGAAGTACGAGCAAAAGCGAATCGAATTCGTTCAGCGAATTTCCCAGAAAAGAAACTATTAACTGAATTAGAGACTGAGAGATTACCGCAGAATGCGGCCTCTCGCCTCCCACAATTAAAGAAATTAGATTTCATTCAAGAAAAACAAAATGTCTTATTAATTGGATCACCAGGTACAGGAAAAACTCATATTGCGATTGGCTTAGGAATTGAAGCTTGTTTAGCAGGATATAAGGTGTATTTCACAACAGTGTCATCGCTAGTCAATCAATTAAAGGAGAGCCGTTCTGAAAGAACGTTACGTTCATTTGAATTGAAGTTCGAAAAATATGATTTAGTGATTATCGATGAACTTGGTTATATTTCGTTTGATAAAGAAGGAGCGGAATTATTATTTACTCATCTTTCACTTAGAGCTGGACGAGCATCCACCATCGTAACGAGTAATTTATCATTTGATCGCTGGGAAGAAGTATTTCATGATCCAGTTTTAACAGCAGCTTTAACAGACCGGCTAACACATAGAGCCTATATGGTGGACATGGTTGGACCATCTTATCGAATATTAGATACAAAAGAATGGCTAGAAAACAGTACAGTTTAA
- the smpB gene encoding SsrA-binding protein SmpB produces the protein MAKGTGKVLAQNKKASHDYFIEETYEAGMVLQGTEIKSIRAGKVQLKDSYVQIRNGEAWINNMHISPYEQGNRFNHDPLRIRKLLLHKKQIGELLGAVKRDGYTIVPLKMYIKDGYAKLLVGLGKGKKDYDKRHDMKKKEAKREMERVFKARNQ, from the coding sequence ATGGCAAAAGGGACAGGAAAAGTATTAGCCCAAAACAAAAAAGCGAGCCATGACTATTTTATAGAAGAAACCTATGAAGCAGGAATGGTTCTACAAGGGACGGAAATCAAATCCATCCGTGCTGGTAAAGTGCAATTAAAAGATTCATATGTTCAAATAAGAAATGGTGAAGCATGGATCAACAACATGCACATCAGTCCATATGAGCAAGGAAATCGTTTCAATCACGATCCTTTACGAATTCGAAAACTATTGCTACACAAAAAGCAAATTGGTGAATTACTAGGTGCCGTAAAGCGTGATGGATATACTATTGTTCCTCTGAAAATGTATATTAAAGATGGCTATGCTAAGTTGCTAGTCGGCTTAGGTAAAGGGAAAAAAGACTACGATAAGCGACATGATATGAAGAAGAAAGAAGCGAAAAGAGAAATGGAACGCGTATTCAAAGCAAGGAATCAGTAA
- the rnr gene encoding ribonuclease R produces MAQHDELQQRLLSLMKEDEYKPLKVDEIEEVLELEDADEFKELVKTLVRMEDQGLIVRSRSNRYGLPERMNLLRGKFIGHAKGFGFVTPDEEGMDDIFIPPHEINGALNGDIVLIRVLNESSGDRREGTVTKVIERGQTTFVGTYQANRGFGFVVTDDKKLNMDIFVAKEDSLGAVDGHKVVVEITNWPSEIKSATGIITKILGHKNDPGVDILSIIYKHGIPPEFPQNVVDAAAQVPDTITEEDIIGRRDLRNEMIVTIDGADAKDLDDAVTVTKNDDGTYKLGVHIADVSYYVREGSLIDQEAYERATSVYLTDRVIPMIPHRLSNGICSLNPQVDRLTLSCEMVIDKHGKVLEHEIFQSVIKTTERMTYSDVNKILEDEDKELMKRYEPLIPMFKDMAELAEILRQKRMERGAIDFDFKESKVLVNEDGWPTDIVLRERSTAERLIEEFMLAANETVAEHFHWMNVPFIYRIHEDPKPEKLNRFFEFVTNFGLVVKGTGNSVHPKALQEIIKAIEGLPEEPVISTMLLRSLQQAKYYPESIGHFGLSTDFYTHFTSPIRRYPDLIVHRLIRTYLIEGDVSKETTFKWAQAMDEIADHTSERERRAVDAERDTDALKKAQYMSDKIGEEFEGMVSSITNFGIFVELPNTVEGLVHISNMTDDYYRFDDRQMIMVGEHTGRQFRIGDEVQVRVTNVIIEESSIDFEVVGMVKSFAGRTRKAAPKVIHAGRAGRNAEGGRGADKGERKGKKEEGRPGRRRDDSKPGERKVKQKQRFYEGVAKKSKKKKKKR; encoded by the coding sequence ATGGCTCAACATGATGAATTACAACAGCGGTTATTAAGTCTCATGAAAGAAGATGAATATAAACCACTTAAAGTAGATGAAATCGAAGAAGTATTAGAGCTAGAAGACGCTGATGAATTTAAAGAATTAGTAAAGACATTAGTGCGCATGGAAGACCAAGGACTCATTGTTCGTTCTCGTTCAAATCGTTATGGGTTACCAGAGCGAATGAATTTATTGCGCGGGAAATTTATTGGCCATGCAAAAGGATTTGGATTTGTTACACCCGATGAGGAAGGAATGGATGATATTTTCATCCCACCACATGAGATTAATGGTGCCTTAAATGGCGACATTGTTTTAATCCGTGTATTAAATGAATCATCTGGGGATCGAAGAGAAGGTACGGTAACAAAAGTAATTGAACGTGGCCAAACGACCTTTGTAGGAACGTATCAAGCAAATCGTGGGTTTGGATTTGTCGTAACGGATGATAAAAAACTAAATATGGATATCTTTGTGGCGAAAGAGGATTCGCTTGGTGCAGTAGATGGCCATAAAGTGGTTGTTGAAATTACCAATTGGCCAAGTGAAATCAAATCCGCAACGGGTATTATTACTAAAATTTTAGGCCATAAAAACGATCCGGGTGTTGATATCCTTTCGATTATTTATAAGCACGGGATTCCACCTGAGTTTCCACAAAATGTTGTGGATGCAGCAGCGCAAGTACCTGACACAATTACTGAGGAAGATATAATTGGTCGCCGTGATTTACGTAATGAAATGATCGTAACAATTGACGGTGCAGATGCCAAGGACTTAGATGATGCGGTAACTGTTACGAAAAATGACGATGGCACTTATAAATTAGGCGTGCATATTGCAGACGTCAGCTACTATGTAAGAGAAGGTTCCCTAATCGATCAGGAAGCTTACGAACGTGCAACAAGTGTTTACTTAACAGACCGAGTAATTCCAATGATTCCACATCGTTTATCGAATGGGATATGTTCATTAAATCCGCAAGTGGACCGGTTAACGTTATCTTGTGAAATGGTCATTGATAAACATGGGAAAGTGTTAGAACACGAAATTTTCCAAAGTGTTATTAAAACGACAGAGCGAATGACTTATTCTGACGTGAATAAAATTTTAGAAGACGAAGATAAGGAATTAATGAAACGATACGAGCCACTCATTCCGATGTTTAAGGATATGGCAGAGTTAGCTGAAATCTTACGCCAAAAACGGATGGAACGTGGTGCAATTGATTTTGATTTTAAAGAGTCAAAAGTTCTTGTAAATGAAGATGGATGGCCAACAGATATCGTACTTCGTGAACGTTCAACAGCAGAACGACTCATTGAAGAATTTATGTTAGCTGCCAATGAGACGGTAGCAGAGCACTTCCACTGGATGAATGTTCCGTTTATTTACCGTATTCACGAAGATCCGAAACCTGAAAAATTAAACCGCTTCTTTGAATTTGTGACGAACTTTGGTTTAGTTGTAAAAGGGACGGGGAATTCAGTTCATCCAAAAGCGTTGCAAGAGATTATTAAAGCAATTGAAGGTTTACCGGAAGAGCCGGTTATTTCAACAATGTTACTTCGCTCATTACAACAGGCGAAATATTATCCAGAATCGATTGGTCACTTTGGGTTATCGACTGACTTTTATACACATTTCACTTCGCCAATTAGACGTTATCCGGATTTAATCGTTCATCGATTAATTCGTACGTATTTAATTGAAGGGGATGTGTCAAAAGAAACAACGTTCAAATGGGCTCAAGCAATGGATGAAATTGCGGATCATACATCAGAACGTGAACGAAGAGCAGTTGATGCTGAGCGTGACACAGATGCGTTAAAGAAAGCGCAATATATGTCTGATAAAATCGGCGAAGAGTTTGAAGGGATGGTTTCGTCCATTACGAACTTCGGGATCTTCGTTGAATTACCAAATACGGTCGAAGGACTTGTTCATATTAGTAATATGACAGATGACTACTATCGTTTTGATGATCGTCAAATGATCATGGTAGGTGAACATACAGGTCGCCAATTCCGTATTGGTGATGAAGTGCAAGTTCGTGTAACAAATGTTATTATTGAAGAATCGTCTATCGATTTTGAAGTGGTCGGCATGGTAAAATCGTTTGCTGGCAGAACTCGAAAAGCTGCACCAAAAGTGATCCACGCTGGTCGTGCGGGACGTAATGCTGAAGGTGGTCGTGGTGCGGATAAAGGTGAGCGTAAAGGCAAGAAGGAAGAAGGGCGCCCAGGCCGCAGAAGAGACGATAGTAAACCAGGCGAACGCAAAGTAAAACAAAAGCAAAGATTTTACGAAGGCGTTGCCAAAAAGTCGAAAAAGAAAAAGAAGAAAAGATAA
- a CDS encoding carboxylesterase produces the protein MKNTEIQPFFFQAGPRAVLLLHGFTGSSSDVRMLGRFLEKNGYTSLAPHYKGHGVPPEQLIETSPKDWWEDVLAAYNTLRNEGYNEIAVAGLSLGGVFSLKLSMDTPLKGVVTMCSPMTMKTTDKMFEGVLKYAKDYKRFEGKNESIIEKEVEQIKQKGMPSLAELQQFVHDVRKELDLIYAPILVVQSKHDEIIDPQSAHIIYSEVESLQKEIAWFEHSGHVITLDKEKEVLHTKIVEFLNALDWNE, from the coding sequence ATGAAAAATACTGAAATACAACCGTTCTTCTTTCAAGCGGGCCCAAGAGCGGTATTGTTACTACATGGATTTACAGGAAGTTCATCGGATGTTCGGATGTTGGGGCGCTTTCTAGAAAAGAATGGCTATACATCCCTTGCGCCACACTATAAAGGGCATGGAGTTCCACCAGAGCAGTTAATCGAAACATCTCCAAAAGATTGGTGGGAGGATGTGCTTGCGGCGTACAACACATTACGAAATGAAGGCTATAACGAGATTGCCGTTGCAGGATTATCACTTGGCGGCGTATTTTCCTTGAAGCTTTCGATGGACACCCCCCTTAAAGGAGTGGTCACAATGTGTTCTCCGATGACAATGAAAACGACTGATAAGATGTTTGAAGGCGTATTGAAATATGCGAAAGATTACAAACGTTTTGAAGGAAAAAATGAGTCAATCATTGAAAAAGAAGTAGAACAAATAAAGCAAAAAGGAATGCCGTCATTAGCAGAGCTCCAACAATTCGTTCATGACGTTCGGAAAGAGTTAGATCTAATCTATGCACCCATTTTAGTTGTTCAATCAAAACATGATGAGATTATTGATCCACAGTCGGCTCATATTATTTATAGTGAAGTGGAATCCTTACAGAAAGAAATAGCTTGGTTTGAACATTCAGGCCATGTGATCACTTTAGATAAGGAAAAAGAAGTTTTGCACACAAAAATTGTTGAGTTTTTAAATGCACTTGATTGGAATGAATAA
- the secG gene encoding preprotein translocase subunit SecG — translation MHTLLMTLLIIVSLALIVVVLLQSSKSSGLSGAISGGAEQLFGKQKARGLDLVLHRLTIVLAIVFLILALLVVKL, via the coding sequence ATGCATACACTATTGATGACATTGCTAATCATCGTCAGTTTAGCATTAATTGTAGTTGTATTATTACAATCAAGTAAAAGTTCTGGATTATCAGGTGCCATCTCAGGTGGAGCTGAGCAACTTTTTGGTAAACAAAAAGCAAGAGGATTGGACTTAGTTTTACATAGATTGACAATTGTTCTTGCAATTGTATTCTTAATTTTAGCGTTATTAGTCGTGAAATTATAA
- a CDS encoding bile acid:sodium symporter family protein — translation MNALQKIGKFAGDTFALWVLLAAGLAMWTPENFTWIAAYITPLLGIVMFGMGMTLKLNDFKLVVQHPKGVILGVLAQFIVMPLIAFGLAKLFQLPPELAVGVILVGCCPGGTSSNVMTLLSKGNTALSVTITSVTTLLAPIMTPALIYFLASAWLPVDFMAMFMSVVQVVLVPIILGLVAQFFFKPIVTKAVDILPVVSVIAIVLIVAAVVSGSRDKIIESGLFILAIVILHNGLGYLFGYFVGKLFGLNYEDKKAVSIEVGMQNSGLGASLATAHFPDPITAVPSAIFSFWHNISGPILATYWSAKASRMGNKEDGPQVANKNEEKEKVGV, via the coding sequence ATGAACGCTTTACAAAAAATCGGTAAATTCGCTGGAGATACGTTTGCTCTTTGGGTTCTTCTTGCAGCAGGTCTTGCGATGTGGACTCCTGAAAACTTTACGTGGATAGCTGCATATATTACACCTTTATTAGGGATTGTCATGTTCGGTATGGGGATGACGTTAAAACTTAATGACTTTAAATTAGTCGTTCAACATCCAAAAGGGGTTATTTTAGGAGTTTTAGCTCAATTCATCGTCATGCCTTTAATTGCATTTGGATTAGCTAAATTGTTCCAACTTCCACCTGAATTAGCAGTTGGGGTCATTTTAGTTGGTTGTTGTCCTGGTGGTACGTCATCAAACGTTATGACTCTATTATCAAAAGGGAACACTGCTTTATCAGTAACCATTACTTCCGTTACAACTTTATTAGCACCAATCATGACACCTGCGCTAATTTACTTCCTTGCAAGTGCATGGTTACCAGTAGATTTCATGGCTATGTTTATGTCAGTAGTACAAGTTGTTTTAGTTCCAATCATTTTAGGGCTAGTAGCACAATTCTTCTTTAAACCAATCGTTACAAAAGCAGTTGATATTCTTCCTGTTGTTTCCGTAATTGCGATTGTATTAATCGTTGCTGCTGTAGTTAGTGGAAGCCGCGACAAAATCATTGAGTCAGGATTATTCATTTTAGCAATTGTTATTTTACACAACGGGTTAGGTTATTTATTCGGATATTTTGTTGGTAAATTATTTGGCTTAAATTACGAAGACAAAAAAGCCGTTTCAATCGAAGTTGGTATGCAAAACTCAGGTCTAGGAGCTTCTCTTGCAACAGCTCACTTCCCTGATCCAATCACAGCCGTACCAAGCGCAATCTTCAGCTTCTGGCACAACATCTCAGGTCCAATCCTAGCAACATATTGGTCCGCGAAAGCAAGCCGTATGGGAAATAAAGAAGATGGCCCTCAAGTGGCAAATAAAAATGAAGAAAAAGAAAAAGTCGGCGTGTAA
- a CDS encoding nuclease-related domain-containing protein gives MLLLERVESSSLKLANTMLRRLHKSDECYTYFLDLSNRLQAGFEGEQRVDREWTEITDLGTHFLLFNYEFENEFGSSHQIDTLLITSSFLLIIDIKNITGRVDYDEDKFQFIRTRSDGKQEGFTNPKNQVLRHGQFFDRLFNNYKISFPIEYAVIFSNPSTIIGNVPVDIPFIHANGLRFHISKLQSKYQPTLSEKQLNMLSNDLITNLKRKESRTCIEKGRLKKGVLCQFCNYEIQMIYQNGNWSCPECRVRNKNAFLEALNDYRLLISERIRNREFREFFGIDSFNVASKLLSRSSLIPVGNNKGRYYTIPEDIAGRK, from the coding sequence ATGTTATTGCTTGAGCGAGTAGAATCCAGTTCATTAAAGTTGGCAAATACGATGTTACGTCGGTTACATAAAAGTGATGAATGCTATACTTATTTTCTAGATTTATCAAACCGCTTGCAGGCTGGATTTGAAGGTGAACAACGTGTTGATCGCGAATGGACTGAAATAACCGATCTCGGAACTCATTTCTTATTATTTAATTATGAATTTGAAAATGAATTTGGCTCTTCCCATCAAATTGATACTCTTTTAATTACCTCAAGTTTTCTATTAATTATAGACATCAAAAATATTACCGGACGTGTTGATTATGATGAGGACAAGTTTCAATTTATTCGAACTCGTTCTGATGGTAAACAAGAAGGGTTTACAAATCCGAAAAATCAAGTGTTGCGGCATGGCCAATTCTTTGATCGCTTATTTAATAATTATAAAATTTCATTCCCCATAGAGTACGCAGTTATTTTTTCTAACCCTTCTACCATTATTGGTAACGTGCCTGTTGATATCCCTTTCATCCATGCAAATGGCCTGCGATTCCATATTTCTAAACTACAATCAAAATATCAACCAACCCTTTCAGAAAAACAGTTGAATATGCTGTCAAACGACCTTATTACCAACCTGAAACGAAAAGAATCGCGTACTTGTATTGAAAAAGGGCGCTTAAAAAAAGGCGTACTTTGTCAATTTTGTAATTACGAAATACAGATGATTTACCAAAATGGAAATTGGAGCTGTCCAGAATGTCGCGTGAGAAATAAAAACGCATTTCTAGAAGCACTCAATGACTATCGTTTGCTAATCAGTGAACGTATTAGAAACAGAGAATTTCGTGAGTTTTTTGGGATTGATTCATTTAATGTAGCTTCTAAATTATTATCCCGATCCAGTTTGATACCTGTTGGCAACAATAAGGGTAGGTATTATACAATTCCTGAAGATATTGCGGGCAGGAAGTAA
- the eno gene encoding phosphopyruvate hydratase — MPFITQVYAREVLDSRGNPTIEVEVFTESGAFGRAIVPSGASTGEYEAVELRDGDKSRYLGKGVLKAVENVNTIIAEELEGNYSVLDQVVIDKALIELDGTENKGKLGANAILGVSLAVAHAASDYLDIPLYQYLGGVNAKQLPVPMMNILNGGAHADNNVDIQEFMVMPVGAESFRHALRIGAEIFHSLKAVLKEKGYNTAVGDEGGFAPNLGSNEEAITVILEAIERAGYKAGEEVRLAMDVASSELFNKEDGKYHLAGEGVVKTSEEMVDWYDELTSKYPIISIEDGLDENDWAGHKLLTERIGGRVQLVGDDLFVTNTAKLAQGIEQGVGNSILIKVNQIGTLTETLDAIEMAKRAGYTAVISHRSGESEDATIADIAVATNAGQIKTGAPSRTDRVAKYNQLLRIEDQLSDTAQYLGLKSFYNLR, encoded by the coding sequence ATGCCATTTATTACACAAGTTTATGCTCGCGAAGTACTAGATTCACGTGGTAACCCAACAATTGAGGTAGAAGTATTTACAGAATCAGGCGCATTTGGACGCGCAATCGTTCCATCTGGAGCATCAACTGGAGAATACGAAGCTGTTGAATTACGCGATGGCGATAAATCTCGCTATTTAGGTAAAGGTGTTCTAAAAGCAGTAGAAAATGTAAACACAATTATTGCTGAAGAATTAGAAGGTAATTATTCTGTTCTTGATCAAGTTGTGATTGATAAAGCGCTAATTGAATTAGACGGTACTGAAAATAAAGGCAAATTAGGTGCCAATGCAATCCTTGGTGTATCTTTAGCAGTTGCACATGCAGCAAGCGATTATTTAGATATTCCTTTATATCAATATCTTGGTGGCGTCAATGCGAAACAACTACCTGTTCCAATGATGAACATCTTAAACGGTGGTGCACATGCTGACAACAACGTGGATATCCAAGAATTTATGGTAATGCCTGTAGGCGCTGAAAGCTTCCGTCATGCGTTACGCATCGGTGCTGAAATCTTCCATAGCCTAAAAGCTGTTTTAAAAGAAAAAGGTTACAACACAGCTGTAGGTGACGAAGGTGGTTTCGCTCCAAACTTAGGCTCAAACGAAGAAGCAATTACTGTAATTTTAGAAGCAATTGAGCGCGCGGGCTATAAAGCTGGTGAAGAAGTAAGGTTAGCGATGGACGTTGCATCTTCTGAATTATTCAATAAAGAAGACGGCAAATACCACTTAGCAGGTGAAGGCGTAGTTAAAACTTCAGAAGAAATGGTTGATTGGTATGATGAGCTAACTTCGAAATACCCAATTATTTCGATTGAAGATGGATTAGATGAAAATGACTGGGCTGGACATAAGCTACTTACTGAGCGCATCGGTGGCCGTGTTCAATTGGTAGGTGACGATTTATTCGTAACGAATACTGCTAAGCTGGCTCAAGGAATTGAGCAAGGCGTAGGTAACTCAATTTTAATTAAAGTTAACCAAATCGGTACGCTAACTGAAACGTTAGACGCAATTGAAATGGCAAAACGCGCTGGCTATACTGCAGTAATTTCGCACCGTTCTGGCGAGAGCGAAGATGCAACAATCGCGGACATTGCAGTAGCAACAAACGCTGGCCAAATTAAAACTGGTGCACCATCTCGTACAGACCGAGTGGCAAAATACAACCAACTACTACGTATTGAAGATCAGTTAAGTGATACTGCGCAATACTTAGGGTTAAAGTCTTTCTATAACTTAAGATAA
- the gpmI gene encoding 2,3-bisphosphoglycerate-independent phosphoglycerate mutase, which translates to MPKQPVALIILDGFAFRDEKFGNAVAQANKPNFDRYWNLFPHSTLIASGEAVGLPEGQMGNSEVGHLNIGAGRIVYQSLTRIHKSIREGDFFENEKFLAAIEHVKTNNSKLHLMGLLSDGGVHSHYEHLFALLKLAKQKGVDEVYVHGFLDGRDVGPTTALGYIEETEKQMNEIGVGKFASIHGRYYAMDRDKRWERVQLSYNALVNGIGQTAVSAKLGVENSYSREVLDEFVVPFVITEEGKPVATIESNDAIVLFNFRPDRAIQLSTVFTNDKFIGFKLSEQHPKNLKFVSFTHYSGDVNADVAYETIDLVNTVGEVIARNGLSQLRIAETEKYPHVTFFMSGGREEKFPGEERILIASPKVATYDLQPEMSAYEVTDALLDAIEQDQFDAIILNFANPDMVGHSGMLEPTIKAIEVVDECLGKVVDAILEKGGAAIITADHGNSDEVVTLEGEPMTAHTTNPVPVIVTKPNIELRDDGILADLAPTMLKLLGVKQPQEMTGKPLFD; encoded by the coding sequence ATGCCTAAACAACCTGTTGCATTAATTATACTAGACGGGTTTGCTTTCCGAGACGAAAAATTTGGAAACGCAGTAGCACAAGCAAATAAACCAAACTTTGATCGATATTGGAATCTGTTTCCTCATTCAACATTAATCGCATCCGGCGAAGCAGTTGGTCTTCCAGAAGGGCAAATGGGGAATTCTGAGGTTGGGCATTTAAATATCGGTGCAGGAAGAATTGTCTATCAAAGTTTAACAAGAATTCATAAGTCGATTCGCGAAGGCGATTTTTTTGAAAATGAAAAATTCCTTGCAGCGATTGAACATGTGAAAACGAATAACTCAAAACTTCATCTAATGGGGTTATTGTCTGATGGCGGAGTACATAGTCACTATGAGCATCTTTTCGCTTTGTTAAAACTAGCTAAGCAAAAAGGTGTAGACGAAGTATACGTTCATGGATTTTTAGATGGCCGTGATGTTGGGCCAACAACTGCCCTTGGCTATATCGAAGAAACAGAAAAGCAAATGAATGAAATTGGTGTGGGTAAATTCGCATCGATTCATGGGCGTTACTACGCTATGGACCGTGACAAACGCTGGGAACGAGTTCAATTATCATATAATGCATTAGTGAACGGTATTGGTCAAACAGCAGTAAGTGCAAAATTAGGTGTAGAAAATTCTTATAGTCGAGAAGTGCTTGATGAATTTGTTGTTCCTTTTGTTATTACAGAAGAAGGAAAACCAGTCGCAACCATTGAGTCGAATGATGCTATCGTATTATTCAACTTCCGACCAGATAGAGCGATTCAATTATCAACAGTATTTACAAATGACAAATTCATAGGCTTTAAGTTATCTGAGCAACATCCGAAAAACTTAAAATTTGTTTCATTTACACATTATAGTGGTGATGTAAATGCTGACGTTGCATACGAAACAATCGATTTAGTTAATACTGTCGGTGAAGTGATTGCACGAAACGGTTTATCACAATTACGAATTGCGGAGACAGAAAAGTATCCACATGTTACGTTCTTTATGAGCGGGGGGCGTGAGGAAAAATTCCCGGGCGAGGAACGAATTTTAATTGCATCTCCTAAAGTTGCTACATATGATTTACAACCGGAAATGAGTGCTTATGAAGTAACAGATGCACTTCTAGATGCAATTGAGCAAGATCAGTTCGATGCCATTATATTAAACTTCGCAAATCCTGACATGGTTGGTCATAGTGGAATGCTAGAACCAACGATTAAAGCCATTGAAGTAGTTGATGAATGTTTAGGGAAAGTGGTTGACGCTATTTTAGAAAAAGGTGGCGCTGCGATTATTACAGCTGACCATGGTAATTCCGATGAAGTTGTAACACTTGAAGGAGAGCCGATGACAGCACATACAACAAATCCTGTGCCAGTCATTGTGACAAAGCCTAATATTGAGTTGCGAGATGATGGGATTTTAGCCGATCTTGCACCGACTATGTTAAAATTATTAGGAGTTAAACAGCCACAAGAAATGACAGGTAAACCACTTTTTGATTAA
- the tpiA gene encoding triose-phosphate isomerase has translation MRKPIIAGNWKMYKTYDEATQFVESVRAHIPSEEKVDAVICAPAIFLPTLVDMANETDLAIGAQNMHFEDEGAFTGEISPAQLSSIHVDYVILGHSERREYFNETDVAVNKKVRAALTHGIVPIICCGETLAERESNQTVQKVESQVKAALDGFTAEEVEHMVIAYEPIWAIGTGKTATSDDANAVCGAIRKVVEDLYDHETAEKIRIQYGGSVKPDNIKDLLSKEHIDGALVGGASLQVDSFLTLVQSAIAD, from the coding sequence ATGCGTAAACCAATCATCGCTGGAAACTGGAAAATGTACAAAACATATGATGAGGCTACTCAATTTGTAGAATCTGTTCGAGCACACATACCTTCTGAAGAGAAGGTGGATGCTGTCATCTGTGCACCTGCTATTTTTCTACCAACTTTAGTTGATATGGCAAATGAGACAGATTTAGCAATTGGAGCACAAAATATGCACTTTGAAGATGAAGGAGCGTTTACAGGAGAAATTAGTCCTGCTCAATTATCTTCAATTCATGTTGATTATGTAATTTTGGGACATTCAGAGCGCCGTGAGTACTTTAATGAAACAGATGTAGCTGTTAATAAAAAAGTACGAGCAGCACTAACACATGGAATTGTACCAATCATTTGCTGCGGAGAAACATTAGCAGAACGCGAATCAAATCAAACAGTACAAAAAGTGGAAAGCCAAGTAAAAGCAGCTCTAGATGGTTTTACAGCTGAAGAAGTTGAACATATGGTCATTGCATATGAACCGATTTGGGCAATTGGTACAGGTAAAACTGCTACTTCCGATGATGCAAATGCGGTTTGTGGTGCTATTCGTAAAGTAGTAGAAGATCTTTACGATCATGAGACTGCTGAAAAAATTCGCATTCAATATGGTGGTAGTGTAAAACCGGATAATATTAAAGATTTATTATCAAAAGAGCATATTGATGGGGCACTCGTTGGGGGAGCAAGTCTACAAGTAGACTCATTCCTAACATTAGTCCAATCAGCTATTGCTGACTAA